GTTTAGCAAGGTTGAAAAGACTCGGGTATTTTAGCTAACACAaaaggttgatttttttttttataggcaaactaCAGATTACTTCCCTATGTCATTTTCCCCTCAAATTATAAGAATTTAAGAAACGTTTCATATGAAGTTGTTAATATGAGGTTGTAAATATGTGTATCTCCTTGTCATAAGATAGAAGACACTccaatggcaaaaaaaaaaacagagagagggagggagggagggagagacaAATTTGGCAAGTAATTAAATTCTTACAGCTCCAAGCTTGACTTTGATTTGTTTGACGCGATCAAGAGAAAACGTTAAGGTAGTTATTATGTTGGGCCGGAACTCCACTCCATCTTCACCGGACCGGATCGGTGTTCGCCCATCTTTGACAAAGGTCGAACCAAAATCCAATACAGTATTCGTAACGCCAGCGAAAACATGACCCAAACCCCTAAAAATCccattatttttttcatctcttcTCGAGCTAGATTCACGAGAAGGAAATGTTAAGGGGAGAGAAGGATTGTCAGCTCTTTGTAAGCAAGAAAGAAGAGCTCCCATTAGAGAGTAACCGTCGCCGAGGGCATGGtgaagcttaaaaattatgtgtccGGCTGCATTGCTAGTAGGGTATTTGATTATGTGAACTTCCCATAACGGTTTGTTTTGCGGGAATCGATCTAaggatatttttgaaaagtagTCATTAAAGTATTCGTCGTAAAATTCTGGCGACATTCCGGCAGGGAAAGAAGGGATGTTGATATGGTCTTCTAGCTTCACTTCCACCCTTTTCCATTTTTGGGCTCCCTTCCTGTCTCCAACCTGTTTTTTCAAGAGTTTTAACTAATAAGTGAGGAATTTAATTACAACATAAGGTGCATGCGttgaaattttaattaaaaaagcACTATGTATATCCATCTTACTAATTTATTTTGTGATCTTACCTTATTACAATTGTGGTAGTAATATATACACAACACTAGTCGTGGAAGAAATGGCCAATAGGATTGATAATGCCTAAAAATGAAAGTACATGGGTGTAATAAGTGGCTAAAAATGGAGCTCAGGAGTGTCTCTACAAATTGGGCAAAGTACAAGGGGTTTAAGTACTAATTCCCCTTAAAAAATTTATCAAGTCATAAGTTTAGCAGATAATAATGTAGTAACGCTTGAAATTGTTCTTAAGTGtgtattttgtgtgtgtgtgtgtgtgtgtgtgagagagagagagagagagaaagggagggtTGGGACCAGAGGGGTTCTAGTAGTGGCGACCAcaacgacaagaattttaaaaaatgcaattattatatgtaaaataaaaattatgccCAAATTATATAGTCTTAtcaccactagatttttttagtatacattttgcCACTATTAagataaaatcctggttccgtccagggagagagagaatgtataTACCATGACGGAGGAAAAGCGTGGATTGATGGGGAGGATGAGATTCTTGAGCAAGGTCAATGATTGTGAGTCATCAAATGGAATTTCCAATTCCCAAACACCCAGAATACAGAATGATAACACCGAGCTGTTGAAGTATTGTCCGTTGGGGCTCACTGGCATATCACTCTCATCGGAGTAGTACTCCATTGTCTCTCTATTCTTCTTTCACCTGGCTggcctctcttctttttccgaGTTATAATAATTGGTGCATGATTATTGTTCCAAATGTTCAGCTATATATAGAATAGTTCCAGCCACATGCATGCCTAATTAATACTCCTATCATTTTATTGACCTCAGAGGCAGCTCTATTAAGACCCTTCCACGGTCAACTGAACacccgaataattttttatttatttagaatacatgtaaaaattatgggctAACATTTCTTTGAACACCCAACGTAAATATCAATAAACACTCCATTCTAAAAGTCTTGAACACCTAactcaaaaagaattgaacatctaacccaaaactaattgaacactcaatcaTAACCCAGTTATAGTCCATCAATCCAGGTAATTTatatttgaacacctaacaTATTACCTCAAATAAAGCTCTTaatcataatttaaaaaattataaaaagaaaGTGATCGAAATGAATAATCCTTTGGTGTAAGTATTATGCtctgttttctctctccatctttattgTCGATGGTCCAAATGGGTTAATTTTGCATTCATGACAataattactttattttttttttctagttagCTTATAAGATTACGGACAgagctttaaaaaatttcaactacaTGGCAAATCAAGTTAAATTGAATAATATTCATTCGAAATTAAGACTACGATATAAAATCTCATTATGTCATCCTAAAAAACAACATATTTTTGAGAAGGTCAACCCCAATGTACTCGCTACAATTTccttcaaaaggattttagtagTTTAATTTGTTAGTTAAAAGTTggcacaaaatatgaaaacttcTCTAGAacaactgtaaaattttaccACATCCATTCTCGACCTCTTTATTCTCGAAACACTATCTACTACGAAATacaacaattttcaaaaaaataaattttttgttaaaaacaaTAGTATATGTTTTTAAAGTTGTCATTTTGCCTcgcagttaatttttttagaatagaggtTATGTTTTTTAATTGTACTATTTACACaactatatgagattttgtgtgtgtgtgtgtgtgtgtgtgtgtgtgtgtgtgtgtgtatatatatatatatatatatatatatatattattggttaataTATCAGCTAGTAGAGTTAATGTAATTTTTGAGTACCTTATCACAAATTTTTGGAGCTGCTACTGCCTTTTACCATCCGCACtcccccttttttgtttttattgatgTGAATTGATTACATTATCTCTTAATGTGTTAAAAAGTGAATCCAgacattttgaattttaaactttttattgATGTGAATTGATTACATTATCTCTTGATGTGTTAAAAAATGAATCTAGACATCTTGAATTCTAAACTTGGTAACTTTTGGCGGCCAGGCCGCTAAAGAGAAATCTTGTAAATCCCTTAGTCCTGGCATGAATTTTCTGTCGTCGTTGACCAGACTAAGTAGGAAAATAGTAGTACGTAAGCTGATTCAGACATATGTAACAAAAGAGGACTGGGGACATGATGTTCTGGTGCGATGATTTagctagtagtagtagtaatgaAGTGGGGGTCCCTTGTCAAAGAGCGCAGGGGTGCCTCGTGCACCATCGTCACTCCCACTGATTACCAAATCGTGTAGCCAAATCCGCAGCGTTTGTTTATAACCCACGTAAATGTATTCTTGgcct
The sequence above is drawn from the Rhododendron vialii isolate Sample 1 chromosome 6a, ASM3025357v1 genome and encodes:
- the LOC131330597 gene encoding wax ester synthase/diacylglycerol acyltransferase 7-like, encoding MEYYSDESDMPVSPNGQYFNSSVLSFCILGVWELEIPFDDSQSLTLLKNLILPINPRFSSVMVGDRKGAQKWKRVEVKLEDHINIPSFPAGMSPEFYDEYFNDYFSKISLDRFPQNKPLWEVHIIKYPTSNAAGHIIFKLHHALGDGYSLMGALLSCLQRADNPSLPLTFPSRESSSRRDEKNNGIFRGLGHVFAGVTNTVLDFGSTFVKDGRTPIRSGEDGVEFRPNIITTLTFSLDRVKQIKVKLGATINDVITGIIFLGTRLYMQQSSTKDDHDNQQQGNTNATALVVLNTRALRGYTTIEEMVKPKSEMPWGNRFTFLHVSIPKLTGGATNDHANLNPLRFVKKAHSIIKRKRNSAVVYLTGWILEILRKFRGPEVAAQYFYNTMKNSSIAMSNLIGPVEKMAFGKHPIKGLYFTFIGSPKNLAITIMSYIGELRITIRMEKGFMDPQKFNSCIQKAFDMIFEAAVQNTLPPNSQDV